The following proteins are co-located in the Pseudomonas fluorescens genome:
- a CDS encoding heme lyase CcmF/NrfE family subunit, which yields MTSALFIPELGQLAMILALCFAIVQAVVPLLGAWRGDRLWMSLAQPAAWGQFAFLVFAFGCLTYAFMTDDFSVAYVANNSNSALPWYYKFSAVWGAHEGSLLLWALILGGWTFAVSVFSRQLPQVMLARVLAVMGMISIGFLLFLIMTSNPFSRILPQIPADGHDLNPLLQDIGLIVHPPMLYMGYVGFSVAFAFAIAALLGGRLDAAWARWSRPWTIVAWAFLGIGITLGSWWAYYELGWGGWWFWDPVENASFMPWLVGTALIHSLAVTEKRGVFKSWTVLLAIAAFSLSLLGTFLVRSGVLTSVHAFASDPERGVFILIFLLFVVGGSLTLFALRAPVVKSQVGFNLWSRETLLLGNNLVLVVAASMILLGTLYPLVLDALSGAKLSVGPPYFNALFIPLMGLLMVVMAVGVLVRWKDTPVKWLAGMLMPVLLGSVALAVIAGIAYGDFNWAVLATFLLAAWVLLAGVRDIVDKTRHKGLIKGLPTLTRSYWGMQIAHLGIAVCALGVVLSSQNSAERDLRLAPGESMDLAGYHFIFDGAKHFEGPNFTSDKGTVRVVRNGQEVAVLHPEKRLYTVQSSMMTEAGIDAGFTRDLYVALGEPLGDGAWAVRVHVKPFVRWIWFGGLLTGFGGLLAALDRRYRVKVKSRVREALGLQGAAA from the coding sequence ATGACGTCCGCACTGTTTATTCCGGAGCTGGGCCAGTTGGCGATGATCCTCGCCCTGTGCTTCGCCATCGTCCAGGCCGTGGTGCCGTTGCTCGGTGCCTGGCGCGGCGACCGCCTGTGGATGAGCCTGGCCCAGCCGGCCGCCTGGGGTCAGTTTGCGTTCCTGGTGTTCGCGTTCGGTTGCCTGACCTACGCCTTTATGACCGATGATTTTTCCGTCGCCTATGTGGCTAATAACTCCAATAGTGCGCTGCCGTGGTACTACAAGTTCAGCGCCGTGTGGGGTGCCCACGAAGGCTCGTTGCTGCTGTGGGCCTTGATCCTCGGCGGCTGGACCTTCGCCGTGTCGGTGTTCTCGCGCCAATTGCCGCAAGTCATGCTGGCACGGGTGCTGGCGGTGATGGGCATGATCAGCATCGGCTTTCTGCTGTTCCTGATCATGACCTCCAACCCGTTCAGCCGCATCCTGCCGCAGATCCCGGCAGACGGGCATGACCTCAACCCGCTGCTCCAGGACATCGGCCTGATCGTGCACCCGCCGATGCTCTACATGGGTTACGTCGGTTTCTCGGTGGCCTTCGCCTTCGCCATCGCCGCCTTGCTCGGCGGGCGCCTCGATGCCGCCTGGGCGCGCTGGTCGCGGCCGTGGACCATCGTCGCCTGGGCCTTTCTGGGCATTGGTATCACCTTGGGTTCATGGTGGGCTTACTACGAACTCGGTTGGGGCGGCTGGTGGTTCTGGGACCCGGTGGAAAACGCCTCGTTCATGCCATGGCTGGTCGGTACGGCACTGATCCACTCGCTGGCCGTCACCGAAAAGCGCGGCGTGTTCAAGAGCTGGACCGTGTTGCTGGCCATTGCGGCATTTTCCCTCAGCCTGCTCGGCACCTTCCTTGTGCGTTCGGGTGTGCTGACGTCGGTGCATGCGTTTGCGTCCGACCCTGAGCGTGGCGTATTCATCCTGATCTTCCTGCTGTTTGTGGTCGGCGGCTCGCTCACCCTGTTCGCCCTGCGTGCACCGGTGGTCAAGAGCCAGGTCGGTTTCAACCTGTGGTCGCGGGAAACCCTGCTGCTCGGTAACAACCTGGTGCTGGTCGTCGCCGCGTCGATGATCCTGCTCGGCACCCTTTACCCACTGGTGCTGGATGCCTTGAGCGGTGCCAAGCTGTCCGTTGGCCCGCCGTACTTCAACGCGCTGTTTATTCCGTTGATGGGCCTGTTGATGGTGGTGATGGCGGTCGGCGTGCTGGTGCGCTGGAAAGACACCCCGGTGAAATGGCTGGCCGGCATGCTGATGCCGGTGCTGTTGGGCAGTGTGGCCCTGGCGGTGATCGCCGGGATCGCTTACGGCGACTTCAACTGGGCGGTGCTCGCCACCTTCCTGCTCGCCGCCTGGGTGTTGCTGGCCGGCGTGCGCGATATTGTCGACAAGACCCGCCACAAGGGCCTGATCAAAGGCCTGCCAACCTTGACCCGCAGCTACTGGGGCATGCAAATCGCCCACCTCGGCATCGCCGTGTGCGCCCTCGGCGTGGTGCTCTCCAGCCAGAACAGCGCCGAGCGCGACCTGCGCCTGGCGCCGGGTGAGTCGATGGACCTGGCCGGTTACCACTTTATCTTCGACGGCGCCAAGCACTTTGAAGGCCCGAACTTTACGTCCGACAAAGGCACCGTCCGTGTGGTGCGCAACGGCCAGGAAGTGGCCGTGTTGCATCCGGAAAAACGTCTGTACACCGTGCAAAGCTCGATGATGACCGAAGCCGGGATCGACGCCGGTTTCACCCGCGACCTCTATGTGGCATTGGGTGAGCCGCTGGGCGACGGCGCGTGGGCGGTGCGCGTGCACGTCAAACCGTTCGTGCGCTGGATCTGGTTCGGCGGCTTGCTCACCGGTTTCGGCGGGTTGCTGGCCGCGCTGGACCGGCGTTATCGCGTCAAAGTAAAAAGCCGTGTGCGCGAAGCTCTCGGCCTGCAAGGAGCGGCGGCATGA
- a CDS encoding DsbE family thiol:disulfide interchange protein yields the protein MKRWLMVLPLAAFLVMAVFLYRGLYLDPAELPSAMIGKPFPAFSLKTVQGDKTLTQADLLGKPALVNVWATWCISCRVEHPVLNKLAEKGVLIYGINYKDDNAAALKWLAEFHNPYQLDIRDEDGNLGLNLGVYGAPETFFIDAKGVIRDKYVGVIDEVVWREQLAAKYQALVDEAKP from the coding sequence ATGAAGCGTTGGTTGATGGTGTTACCGCTGGCGGCCTTTCTGGTGATGGCGGTGTTCCTGTATCGCGGGTTGTACCTGGACCCGGCCGAGTTGCCTTCGGCGATGATCGGCAAGCCTTTCCCGGCGTTCAGCCTGAAGACCGTGCAGGGCGACAAGACCCTGACTCAGGCCGACCTGCTGGGCAAACCGGCGCTGGTCAACGTGTGGGCGACTTGGTGCATCTCGTGCCGCGTCGAACACCCGGTGCTGAACAAACTGGCCGAGAAGGGCGTGCTGATCTACGGCATCAACTACAAGGACGACAATGCGGCGGCCTTGAAATGGCTCGCGGAGTTCCACAACCCGTATCAGCTGGATATCCGCGATGAAGACGGCAACCTCGGTTTGAACCTTGGCGTGTACGGCGCCCCGGAAACCTTCTTCATTGATGCCAAGGGCGTGATCCGCGACAAATACGTCGGCGTGATCGACGAAGTGGTCTGGCGTGAGCAACTGGCCGCCAAGTACCAGGCGCTGGTCGATGAGGCCAAGCCATGA
- a CDS encoding cytochrome c-type biogenesis protein — translation MKRLLAAAVLALGLAGVAHAAIDTYEFAKDGDRERFRELTKELRCPKCQNQDIADSNAPIAADLRKEIFRMLGEGKDNQQIIDFMVDRYGDFVRYKPALTGKTALLWFGPAGLLLAGVVVMAVIVRRRRAAPTDGSDALSPDERKRLDQLLDTKTDD, via the coding sequence ATGAAGCGTCTGTTAGCCGCTGCGGTGCTGGCGTTGGGATTGGCCGGCGTGGCTCACGCCGCCATCGACACCTACGAATTCGCCAAGGACGGAGACCGCGAGCGGTTTCGCGAACTGACCAAGGAACTGCGCTGCCCCAAGTGCCAGAACCAGGACATCGCCGACTCCAACGCCCCGATCGCCGCCGACTTGCGCAAAGAGATCTTCCGCATGCTGGGGGAGGGCAAGGACAATCAGCAGATCATCGACTTCATGGTCGACCGCTACGGTGATTTCGTGCGCTACAAACCGGCCCTCACCGGCAAGACCGCGCTGCTCTGGTTCGGCCCCGCCGGGCTGTTGCTGGCCGGTGTGGTGGTGATGGCCGTGATCGTGCGCCGTCGCCGCGCTGCGCCGACTGATGGTTCCGATGCGCTCTCCCCGGACGAACGCAAACGCCTCGACCAATTGCTGGACACCAAGACTGATGATTGA
- the ccmI gene encoding c-type cytochrome biogenesis protein CcmI: MIDFWLAAGLLLLIALSFLLIPVLRGRRAQREEDRTALNVALYQERVAELQVQQDEGVLNATQLDTGRAEAARELLADTEGVEKPRESRLGKPLPLLAAFLVPVLGVALYLHYGASDKVELTREFSQPPVSMQDMTQRLERAAAAQPDSPEGLYFLGRAYMAQDRSADAAKVFERTVALAGRQPELLGQWAQAQYFADNKQWSPKVQALTDEALKLDPKEVTSLGLLGIAAFEGQRYQEAIDYWNRLLAQLPPEDNSRVALQGGIDRAAEKLKESGGTVAQKTVMTVRVDLSAEVKANALPTDSVFIFARAVNGPPAPLAAKRVTVAELPVTVELGDADAMMPQLKLSNFPEVQLVARISRAGQPTTGEWIGRSQPLASSTTALQKLTIDRPDQ, translated from the coding sequence ATGATTGATTTTTGGCTCGCAGCAGGGTTGCTGCTCCTGATTGCCCTGAGTTTCCTGTTGATCCCTGTATTGCGCGGTCGCCGTGCCCAGCGTGAAGAGGATCGCACCGCGCTGAACGTGGCGCTTTATCAAGAACGCGTGGCCGAGCTGCAAGTGCAGCAGGACGAAGGCGTGCTGAATGCCACGCAACTCGACACCGGCCGCGCCGAAGCGGCCCGCGAGCTGCTGGCTGACACCGAAGGCGTGGAAAAGCCCCGCGAATCGCGCCTGGGCAAACCGCTGCCGTTGTTGGCGGCGTTTCTCGTCCCGGTGCTCGGCGTTGCGCTGTACCTGCATTACGGGGCGAGCGACAAGGTCGAACTGACTCGCGAATTCTCCCAGCCGCCGGTGTCCATGCAAGACATGACCCAGCGCCTGGAGCGTGCCGCCGCTGCCCAGCCGGACTCGCCGGAAGGCTTGTACTTCCTCGGTCGCGCCTACATGGCCCAGGACCGTTCGGCTGATGCGGCGAAAGTCTTCGAACGCACCGTGGCGTTAGCCGGTCGCCAGCCGGAGCTGCTCGGTCAGTGGGCTCAGGCGCAGTACTTTGCCGACAACAAGCAATGGTCGCCCAAGGTTCAGGCGTTGACCGACGAGGCGTTGAAGCTGGACCCGAAAGAAGTGACCAGCCTTGGTTTGCTTGGCATTGCCGCTTTTGAAGGTCAGCGCTACCAAGAAGCAATCGACTATTGGAATCGTCTGCTGGCGCAATTGCCACCTGAAGATAATTCACGTGTTGCCCTGCAAGGTGGCATCGACCGCGCGGCCGAGAAGCTCAAGGAAAGCGGCGGCACCGTCGCGCAAAAAACCGTGATGACCGTGCGTGTGGACCTGTCTGCCGAGGTGAAGGCCAACGCCTTGCCAACCGATAGCGTGTTCATCTTCGCCCGTGCCGTAAACGGTCCGCCGGCGCCGCTGGCCGCCAAGCGCGTCACTGTTGCCGAACTGCCGGTCACGGTCGAACTGGGCGATGCTGACGCGATGATGCCGCAGTTGAAACTGTCGAACTTCCCCGAAGTCCAACTGGTTGCGCGCATATCCCGGGCCGGTCAACCGACCACTGGCGAATGGATCGGCCGCAGCCAACCCTTGGCCAGCAGCACCACTGCCTTGCAGAAGCTGACCATCGACCGTCCGGACCAGTAA
- a CDS encoding DUF6124 family protein has translation MKKVTPNPPPSTSDDTPQTPPNLIFTVRPGLSTEVALSNASEMLESATVCAYDCAEHLDGSSRKQVLAVVQMVEIAQLLVDQALNRECPVA, from the coding sequence ATGAAAAAAGTCACACCCAATCCCCCGCCATCCACCTCGGATGACACCCCACAAACCCCACCCAACCTCATCTTCACCGTCCGCCCCGGCCTCAGTACCGAAGTTGCCTTGAGCAATGCCAGCGAGATGCTGGAATCGGCGACGGTGTGTGCCTACGACTGTGCTGAGCATTTGGACGGCTCAAGCCGCAAACAGGTGCTGGCGGTGGTGCAGATGGTTGAGATTGCGCAGTTGTTGGTGGATCAAGCGCTGAATCGCGAGTGCCCCGTGGCCTGA